One part of the Treponema sp. OMZ 787 genome encodes these proteins:
- a CDS encoding NFACT family protein, producing MSLNNKEIDLILEELKLEGYFIQKIIQPSYTALVFYLYKDKPLTLFISLDAGSCRLHSTRQKIPKFDKPMRFMELLKSRIKGGKILKAEQLNEDRIIRFHIASGVGSFFLYLRLWSGAANIVLTDEKDLIIDAFYRRPKRGEISGGIWLTPDPQKIKKQDYSVREYDKTKSFNEAIEEWYINNSPKASKQALTDEAENIYGTKILKIEKALAKLKAKREEFLNAQSLKNAGDLIFSNLHIIKKGMKFAELEDYTKNGAKISISLDPLKTPQENANLYYEKYKKAVSGLEALEDDILSAEKEIEKLKTKIEEIKTEENPYLIQKIIQKEKIPVQQKVKNTKSAPGLKFFSEGWTILVGRTAAENDELLRHFVKGADLWLHTRDYAGGYVFIKARAGKSIPLPILIKAGNLAVFYSKARKNAQADLYTTQVKYLRRAKNAPRGTVLPTQEKNLSIKMDEKILKQLEEEKISAL from the coding sequence ATGTCTTTAAACAATAAAGAAATTGATCTCATCCTTGAAGAGCTTAAATTAGAGGGCTATTTTATTCAAAAAATAATTCAGCCCTCTTATACGGCCTTAGTCTTTTACCTATACAAAGATAAACCTCTTACTCTTTTTATTTCTCTTGATGCCGGATCATGCAGACTCCATTCTACACGTCAGAAGATTCCAAAATTCGATAAACCGATGCGTTTTATGGAACTCTTAAAATCCCGTATCAAGGGAGGAAAGATATTAAAAGCAGAACAACTAAACGAAGACAGAATCATACGCTTTCACATTGCAAGCGGAGTAGGGTCGTTTTTTTTATACTTAAGGTTATGGAGCGGGGCAGCAAACATAGTTTTAACCGATGAAAAAGATCTTATAATAGACGCTTTTTACCGCCGTCCTAAGAGGGGTGAAATATCAGGCGGAATATGGCTTACACCTGATCCTCAAAAAATCAAAAAACAAGATTATTCAGTTCGCGAATATGATAAAACAAAAAGTTTTAACGAGGCTATCGAAGAGTGGTATATTAATAATTCTCCCAAAGCCTCAAAACAAGCCTTGACGGATGAGGCTGAAAACATTTACGGAACAAAAATATTAAAAATAGAAAAAGCTCTTGCAAAACTTAAAGCAAAAAGAGAAGAATTTTTAAATGCTCAAAGTTTAAAAAATGCAGGGGATTTGATTTTTTCAAACCTTCATATAATAAAAAAAGGAATGAAATTTGCCGAGCTTGAAGATTACACAAAAAACGGAGCAAAAATCAGTATCAGCTTAGATCCTTTAAAAACGCCTCAAGAAAATGCAAATCTCTACTACGAAAAATATAAAAAAGCAGTTTCAGGTTTAGAGGCCTTGGAAGATGATATTCTATCAGCAGAAAAAGAAATCGAAAAGTTAAAGACAAAGATAGAAGAAATAAAAACCGAAGAAAACCCTTATTTAATTCAAAAAATTATTCAAAAAGAAAAAATTCCGGTACAGCAAAAAGTTAAAAATACAAAATCGGCTCCGGGATTAAAATTCTTTTCGGAAGGCTGGACAATATTGGTAGGCAGAACAGCAGCCGAAAACGATGAACTTTTGCGTCATTTTGTTAAGGGGGCCGACCTTTGGCTGCATACAAGGGATTATGCAGGCGGTTATGTTTTTATAAAGGCTAGGGCAGGGAAGAGCATCCCATTGCCTATTTTGATTAAGGCCGGAAACCTTGCAGTTTTTTATTCAAAAGCAAGAAAAAATGCACAAGCCGATCTATATACCACTCAGGTAAAATACTTACGCAGAGCAAAAAATGCACCAAGGGGTACGGTACTTCCTACTCAAGAAAAAAATCTTTCAATAAAAATGGATGAAAAAATTTTAAAACAATTGGAAGAAGAAAAAATATCGGCTTTATAA
- a CDS encoding metallophosphoesterase, with protein MNSLDYFNKGIFASAEDLEKLKSAEKARLILISDTHGNEDTIINILDREGTKSDAVLFSGDGLADFLNYITISQYEKELMECIPPVAALVMGNCDSKKYVLNLDAGKTGSGFGFKKNPEQYLEFFEIIFLEVCGKKILLTHGHEFYVDFELNTLLNFAHQQSCSVAAFGHTHVPLIKESNGVFLVNPGSASRPRMGSNKSYGILTMSKNANPIMEFKNL; from the coding sequence ATGAATTCTTTAGATTACTTTAATAAAGGAATTTTTGCATCGGCTGAAGATCTTGAAAAGCTAAAATCTGCCGAAAAAGCCCGCCTTATTTTGATCTCGGACACACACGGTAATGAAGATACGATAATTAATATCTTAGACCGTGAAGGAACAAAATCCGATGCCGTTTTATTTTCAGGAGACGGGCTTGCAGATTTTTTAAATTATATAACAATTTCACAATATGAAAAAGAACTTATGGAATGCATTCCCCCTGTAGCAGCCCTTGTTATGGGAAATTGTGATTCAAAAAAATATGTGTTAAATCTGGATGCAGGAAAAACAGGGTCAGGCTTCGGCTTTAAAAAAAATCCCGAACAGTATTTGGAATTTTTTGAAATTATTTTTTTAGAAGTTTGCGGAAAAAAAATTCTTTTAACTCACGGTCATGAGTTCTATGTAGATTTTGAACTGAATACTCTTTTAAATTTTGCACATCAGCAATCCTGTTCGGTTGCGGCCTTCGGTCATACACATGTACCTTTAATAAAAGAATCAAATGGAGTGTTTTTGGTAAACCCCGGTTCCGCTTCAAGGCCGCGGATGGGTTCAAACAAGAGTTACGGAATTTTGACAATGAGTAAAAATGCAAATCCGATAATGGAATTTAAAAACTTATAA
- the miaB gene encoding tRNA (N6-isopentenyl adenosine(37)-C2)-methylthiotransferase MiaB, translated as MTYFFETYGCQMNQAESSSMEQVLLEKGWTAASDAEHCDLLIINTCSVRITAENRVLGRLGHFSGLKKKRKFFVLLIGCMAERLYTEIQEEFPLIDYVVGMFERNLLPQIFDEIKARLKDDNYMAEFAHNNIEEKPSSGYYFAPLSHAPKSFQSYVPIMNGCNNFCTYCIVPYVRGREVSRPVNEILHEITELSSRGVREITLLGQNVNSYKGEYGEGRLIDFPELLRLIAREADKTEIIRWIRFMSSHPKDMSDALIDTIAAEKRLCKLVHLPVQHGSDAILKRMNRVYTIEHYKNRIKRLKETIPDIALSTDILMGFPGETEDDVKATLDLMQEIEFDSAFMYHYNPREGTRAFNYPDRIPEEVKIERLGRVIDLQLKITAKKMKAKLGKKADILVESHSRNDSSELFGHTEQGEMAVIQGNPPESLIGNFAHAELKELKGKTFRANLV; from the coding sequence ATGACTTACTTTTTTGAAACCTACGGCTGCCAGATGAATCAGGCTGAATCCTCCTCAATGGAACAGGTTTTGCTTGAGAAGGGCTGGACTGCAGCATCCGATGCAGAGCACTGCGATCTCCTTATAATAAATACCTGTTCCGTGCGTATAACCGCAGAAAACAGGGTTCTCGGAAGGCTTGGGCATTTTTCCGGCTTGAAAAAAAAGAGAAAATTTTTTGTGCTTTTGATAGGCTGTATGGCGGAAAGGCTTTATACCGAAATACAGGAAGAATTTCCTCTTATCGATTATGTTGTCGGAATGTTTGAGCGAAATTTGCTGCCGCAAATTTTTGATGAAATCAAAGCCCGTCTTAAAGATGATAATTATATGGCAGAATTTGCTCATAACAATATTGAAGAAAAACCTTCATCAGGTTATTATTTTGCGCCTCTTTCCCATGCACCTAAATCCTTTCAAAGCTATGTACCTATTATGAACGGCTGCAATAATTTTTGCACCTATTGCATTGTACCTTATGTTAGAGGCAGAGAGGTTTCCCGTCCGGTAAATGAGATCTTGCATGAAATTACCGAACTTTCATCAAGGGGGGTAAGGGAAATTACCTTGCTCGGTCAGAATGTAAACTCGTACAAAGGAGAATACGGGGAGGGGAGGCTGATAGATTTTCCCGAGCTTTTACGCCTTATAGCAAGGGAGGCCGACAAAACCGAGATCATAAGATGGATACGCTTTATGTCAAGTCATCCTAAGGATATGTCCGATGCCTTGATAGATACAATTGCTGCCGAAAAAAGACTTTGCAAACTTGTTCATCTTCCCGTTCAGCACGGTTCCGATGCAATTTTAAAAAGAATGAACAGGGTTTACACTATAGAGCACTATAAAAACAGAATAAAACGCCTAAAAGAAACCATTCCCGACATAGCCTTGAGTACAGATATTTTGATGGGCTTCCCCGGCGAGACTGAAGATGATGTAAAGGCTACTTTAGACTTGATGCAGGAAATAGAATTCGATTCGGCCTTTATGTATCACTATAATCCGCGTGAAGGAACAAGGGCTTTTAATTATCCTGACAGGATTCCTGAAGAAGTAAAAATAGAAAGGCTCGGACGAGTTATCGACTTACAGCTAAAAATTACTGCAAAAAAAATGAAGGCTAAGCTTGGTAAAAAGGCCGATATCTTGGTTGAATCACATTCGAGGAATGACAGCTCCGAGCTTTTCGGGCACACAGAACAAGGTGAAATGGCTGTAATCCAAGGCAATCCGCCTGAAAGTTTAATAGGGAATTTTGCCCATGCAGAATTAAAAGAATTAAAGGGCAAAACTTTTAGGGCAAATCTTGTATAA
- the lipA gene encoding lipoyl synthase, with protein sequence MTCTQRKPDWLKIKLPGGELSQEVSNTIKMHKLNTICTSGKCPNQGECWRCGTATFMICGNICTRACKFCNVPTGHPLPLNPNEPMEIAKSVEALKLKHVVLTSVDRDDIKDFGASHWVEVIKAVKERTPNVTMEVLIPDFQGHEDLVAMIIEAKPEVISHNLETVRRLSPHVRSRATYETSLKVLKQIADSGLVCKSGIMLGLGETRDEILETMDDLRKINCKVMTIGQYLRPSVKNIEVKEYVRPEVFEEYKQIGLQKGFSFVESGPLVRSSYHAERHVLS encoded by the coding sequence ATGACTTGTACTCAAAGAAAACCTGATTGGTTAAAAATTAAACTTCCCGGTGGAGAACTTTCACAAGAAGTATCGAACACGATTAAAATGCATAAATTAAACACCATATGTACCAGCGGCAAATGCCCTAATCAGGGAGAATGCTGGAGATGCGGAACTGCAACCTTTATGATTTGCGGGAATATATGTACGCGTGCATGTAAATTTTGTAATGTACCGACCGGTCATCCGTTGCCGCTGAATCCTAATGAGCCTATGGAAATTGCAAAATCCGTTGAGGCCTTAAAATTAAAACATGTCGTATTAACCTCGGTAGACAGGGACGACATCAAAGATTTCGGTGCCTCTCATTGGGTAGAAGTTATAAAAGCTGTAAAAGAAAGAACTCCTAATGTTACTATGGAAGTTTTAATCCCCGATTTTCAAGGCCATGAAGATTTGGTTGCTATGATTATCGAAGCAAAACCTGAGGTTATTTCTCATAATCTTGAAACCGTACGCCGTCTTTCACCCCATGTCAGAAGCAGGGCCACGTACGAGACCTCTCTTAAGGTTTTAAAACAAATTGCCGATTCCGGCTTGGTATGTAAGTCAGGTATTATGTTGGGGCTTGGCGAAACAAGGGATGAAATTTTAGAAACCATGGATGATTTACGCAAGATAAATTGTAAGGTAATGACCATAGGTCAATATCTTAGACCCTCTGTAAAAAATATTGAGGTTAAAGAATATGTACGACCTGAAGTCTTTGAAGAATATAAACAAATAGGCTTGCAAAAAGGTTTTTCTTTTGTGGAGAGCGGACCTCTCGTTCGTTCCAGCTATCACGCTGAAAGGCATGTACTGAGCTAA
- a CDS encoding lipoate--protein ligase, which yields MKYIVNNSHDPEYNMAFEEYCFRNLPLEDEEYVFLWSNSPTILLGKNQNTYQEINEKYINENGIKVVRRITGGGAIYQDLENINFSFVTKTKGNEKIDFKKYYIPIVNALKKIGVDAELSGRNDVTIDGQKCIGASQSVWQGRVLSDGSILFNVEMEALSKALTVRKEKLESKGVKSVRSRVTNIKPYLKRDITVDQFKDELLKAIFEVENQEPVEYKLSEEELEGVMKIYKERFSRKEWNYGASPKAEYSHYERFPIGSIEVFFNVENMKINSLKIHGDFFGTADKGEIEELLNGCEYSESILTQKLSDVDLTPYFGNIEKEAFIGMFFK from the coding sequence ATGAAATACATAGTGAATAATTCGCATGATCCCGAATATAATATGGCCTTTGAAGAGTATTGCTTTAGAAATCTTCCTTTGGAAGATGAAGAATATGTTTTTTTGTGGAGTAACAGCCCAACAATTCTTTTAGGTAAAAATCAAAATACCTATCAGGAAATAAACGAAAAATATATAAATGAAAACGGTATAAAAGTAGTCAGGCGCATTACGGGCGGAGGAGCCATCTATCAAGACCTCGAAAACATAAATTTTTCTTTTGTTACAAAAACAAAGGGAAACGAAAAGATCGATTTTAAAAAATATTATATTCCTATTGTAAACGCTCTAAAAAAAATCGGAGTTGATGCAGAACTTTCAGGAAGAAACGATGTTACTATTGACGGGCAAAAATGTATAGGAGCCTCTCAATCTGTATGGCAGGGACGAGTTTTAAGCGACGGATCCATTCTTTTTAATGTTGAAATGGAGGCTCTTTCCAAGGCTCTCACAGTCAGAAAAGAAAAACTGGAATCGAAGGGTGTAAAAAGCGTCCGCTCAAGGGTTACAAATATAAAGCCCTATTTAAAACGGGATATTACCGTAGACCAGTTCAAAGATGAACTTTTAAAAGCAATCTTTGAAGTTGAAAATCAAGAGCCTGTAGAATATAAACTATCGGAAGAAGAACTTGAAGGCGTGATGAAGATTTATAAAGAAAGATTTTCCCGTAAGGAATGGAACTACGGAGCTTCCCCCAAGGCAGAATACTCTCACTATGAGCGTTTTCCTATAGGCAGTATCGAAGTATTTTTTAATGTCGAAAACATGAAAATAAATTCTTTAAAAATTCACGGGGACTTTTTCGGAACAGCCGATAAGGGAGAGATTGAAGAACTTTTAAACGGCTGCGAATATTCTGAAAGTATTTTAACACAAAAATTATCGGATGTCGATTTAACCCCATATTTCGGAAACATAGAAAAAGAAGCATTTATAGGAATGTTTTTTAAGTAA
- a CDS encoding ABC transporter ATP-binding protein — MSGTILEVKNLKKYFTTKKGLLHAVDDISFSINKGETLGLVGESGCGKSTAGRAILRLHEPTAGEVIFEGNNTLEYKSRKDKRMMRQDMQIVFQDPYSSLNPRLNTFELIADYLYVNKAYKTKAEVQKRVKEVMSIVGLEERLEDSYPHELDGGRRQRIGIARALSLKPKFIVMDEPVSALDVSIQAQILNLLAELQKEFSLTYLFISHNLSVVKHISDRIAVMYLGKIVEITDYKSIFSNPIHPYTQALLSAIPIPKYGLKRERIILPGDVPSPIDPPKGCVFCGRCAHKMPICSEVRPDLEDRGNGHFVACHLK; from the coding sequence ATGAGCGGTACGATTCTTGAAGTTAAAAACTTAAAAAAATATTTTACCACAAAAAAAGGCCTCCTTCATGCTGTAGACGATATCAGTTTCAGCATAAACAAGGGTGAAACTCTCGGCCTTGTAGGCGAGTCAGGCTGCGGAAAATCTACGGCAGGCAGGGCAATTTTAAGATTGCATGAACCTACAGCAGGCGAGGTAATATTTGAAGGGAATAATACCCTTGAATATAAGAGCCGGAAAGATAAGAGGATGATGAGACAGGATATGCAGATTGTTTTTCAGGATCCTTATTCTTCATTAAATCCTCGATTAAACACATTTGAGCTCATTGCAGACTACCTTTATGTAAACAAGGCCTATAAAACAAAGGCCGAAGTACAAAAAAGAGTAAAAGAGGTTATGAGCATTGTAGGTTTGGAAGAGCGTCTTGAAGACTCCTACCCTCATGAATTGGATGGAGGAAGAAGACAGCGCATCGGTATTGCCCGAGCTCTCTCCCTAAAGCCCAAATTCATCGTTATGGACGAGCCTGTTTCTGCCTTGGATGTAAGTATTCAGGCACAAATTTTGAACCTCTTAGCCGAGCTTCAAAAAGAATTCAGCCTTACTTATCTTTTTATATCCCACAATTTGAGTGTAGTTAAACACATAAGCGACAGGATAGCCGTTATGTATTTGGGAAAAATAGTCGAAATAACCGATTATAAATCGATATTTTCAAACCCTATCCACCCCTATACACAGGCTCTTCTTTCTGCAATTCCTATTCCGAAGTACGGTTTAAAGAGGGAAAGAATAATTCTCCCGGGAGATGTTCCAAGTCCCATCGATCCGCCTAAGGGCTGCGTATTTTGCGGAAGATGTGCCCATAAGATGCCCATCTGTTCCGAAGTCCGCCCTGACCTTGAAGACAGAGGAAACGGTCACTTTGTAGCCTGTCATTTAAAATAA
- a CDS encoding ABC transporter ATP-binding protein — MEELLNIEDLSIYYVTEAGETRAVNNLNLKLGRGETLGFVGETGAGKTTTALGIMRLVPNPPGKIVSGKISFDGEDILSKTEKEMQEIRGNKISMIFQDPMTSLNPVMTVGEQIAEVLALHQNLQKEELKEKTAQMLETVGIKRERINDYPHQFSGGMKQRVVIAMALACNPMLIIADEPTTALDVTIQAQVLELMIELQNKYNTSMIMITHDLGIVAEICDHVAIMYAGSVIEYGTVEKLYTDPKHPYTKGLFASIPTLDADEESLHVIKGAPPNPVDLPSGCKFHPRCEFATERCKCEVPNMINLDDSHCVSCFLFDKGGEK; from the coding sequence ATGGAAGAATTATTAAACATTGAAGATTTAAGTATTTACTATGTAACTGAAGCCGGAGAAACAAGGGCTGTAAACAATCTCAATCTAAAGCTGGGAAGGGGAGAAACTCTTGGCTTTGTAGGCGAAACGGGAGCGGGAAAAACCACCACAGCCTTAGGAATTATGAGGCTTGTACCCAATCCTCCGGGAAAAATAGTTAGCGGTAAAATTTCTTTTGACGGAGAAGATATCTTAAGCAAAACCGAAAAAGAAATGCAGGAAATACGCGGAAATAAAATTTCGATGATATTTCAAGATCCGATGACCTCATTAAACCCGGTTATGACTGTAGGCGAGCAGATTGCCGAAGTTTTAGCCCTTCATCAGAATTTACAAAAAGAAGAACTAAAAGAAAAAACGGCTCAGATGCTTGAAACTGTAGGCATAAAGAGAGAAAGAATCAATGACTACCCGCATCAGTTTTCGGGAGGAATGAAGCAGAGGGTTGTAATTGCCATGGCCCTTGCCTGTAACCCGATGTTAATCATTGCAGATGAGCCTACAACCGCCTTGGATGTTACAATTCAGGCTCAGGTTTTGGAACTTATGATTGAGCTTCAAAATAAGTACAATACATCGATGATTATGATAACCCACGATTTGGGAATTGTTGCCGAAATTTGCGACCATGTTGCAATTATGTATGCAGGTTCGGTTATCGAATACGGTACTGTCGAAAAACTTTACACCGATCCGAAGCACCCATACACAAAGGGCTTGTTTGCTTCAATTCCGACATTGGATGCCGATGAAGAGAGCTTGCATGTTATCAAGGGGGCTCCGCCTAACCCTGTAGACCTTCCCTCAGGTTGTAAATTTCATCCGAGGTGCGAGTTTGCAACCGAAAGGTGTAAATGTGAAGTTCCTAATATGATTAATTTGGATGATTCCCACTGCGTTTCATGCTTTTTATTTGACAAGGGAGGTGAAAAATGA
- a CDS encoding ABC transporter permease, with protein sequence MENMKKLKRRTPHGFAGIFHRMKKNKLAMVGLFIIIALSVAAVFADFIAPYGFSETDLSSQFAPPSLQHPFGQDEFGRDILSRVIYGARISLKVGFISVGIALVLGAFIGAVTGYFGGKVDTILMRFIDVLQAIPNILLAIAIVASLGPGLGNLMIAVGISAIPGYARIVRSAVMSIVDMEFIEAARAGGSSDFRIIFKHIIPNCMAPIIVQATLGVAYAILNAAGLSFIGLGLEPPTPEWGAMLSGGRAYIRSYSHLTLFPGLAIVITIFALNVLGDGLRDALDPKLKR encoded by the coding sequence ATGGAAAATATGAAAAAATTAAAGAGAAGAACACCTCATGGTTTTGCAGGAATTTTTCATAGAATGAAGAAAAATAAACTGGCTATGGTCGGTCTTTTTATAATAATTGCTCTTTCAGTTGCTGCAGTTTTTGCAGATTTTATAGCTCCATATGGATTCTCGGAAACCGATTTGAGCAGTCAGTTTGCTCCGCCCTCGTTGCAGCATCCTTTTGGACAAGATGAATTTGGAAGAGACATTCTTAGCAGGGTAATTTACGGTGCAAGAATTTCTCTTAAAGTAGGTTTTATTTCGGTAGGTATAGCATTGGTACTAGGTGCTTTTATCGGAGCTGTTACAGGTTATTTCGGAGGTAAGGTCGACACAATATTAATGAGATTTATTGATGTTCTTCAAGCTATCCCGAATATTTTGCTTGCAATAGCTATAGTTGCTTCTTTAGGCCCGGGTCTTGGAAACTTAATGATTGCCGTAGGTATTTCAGCAATTCCGGGATATGCCAGAATAGTCCGTTCGGCTGTTATGTCCATCGTAGACATGGAATTTATAGAAGCGGCTAGGGCAGGGGGCTCTTCAGATTTTAGAATTATCTTTAAACACATAATTCCCAACTGTATGGCTCCTATCATTGTTCAAGCAACTTTGGGTGTTGCTTATGCAATATTAAATGCAGCCGGTTTGAGCTTTATAGGTTTAGGTCTTGAGCCTCCGACTCCGGAATGGGGAGCCATGCTTTCAGGAGGAAGAGCTTATATAAGAAGCTATTCTCATCTAACCTTATTCCCCGGACTTGCCATCGTTATTACAATCTTTGCCCTCAATGTTTTGGGTGACGGTTTGCGCGATGCTCTTGATCCAAAACTAAAACGATAA
- a CDS encoding ABC transporter permease: protein MFKYIIRRILLLIPVMLGVALIVFTLLYFTPGDPARNKLGTNAPIEEVLKLREKMGLDDPFIVQFGRYLKNFVFYGSLGESYITEQPVVLEISTRVGSTIKLAIAATLVSIIFGIPLGIVSAIKQYSVFDHITMVFALIGLSMPVFWLGLLMILLFSVKLAWLPSSGFTSFKHIILPALALGAQSVAVLTRMTRSSMLETIRQDYIRTARAKGQKEKIVVFKHALGNSLIPVITVVGIQFGQLMGGAVMTEIIFSIPGIGRLMIDSIKLRDAPVVLGCVLFVAVAFAIVNLVVDILYTYVDPRLKTQYT from the coding sequence ATGTTTAAGTACATAATAAGGAGAATTTTGTTACTGATTCCGGTTATGCTTGGAGTTGCACTTATTGTGTTTACCTTGTTGTATTTTACACCGGGAGATCCGGCAAGAAATAAACTTGGGACCAATGCACCTATTGAAGAAGTACTTAAGTTAAGAGAAAAAATGGGTTTAGATGATCCTTTTATTGTTCAATTTGGAAGATATTTAAAAAATTTCGTTTTTTACGGAAGTTTAGGAGAATCTTATATCACTGAGCAACCTGTAGTTCTTGAAATAAGCACACGAGTAGGTTCTACAATAAAATTGGCAATAGCCGCAACTCTTGTTTCAATTATTTTTGGAATCCCTCTCGGAATAGTTTCTGCAATTAAACAATATTCTGTTTTTGATCATATCACAATGGTATTTGCCCTTATAGGACTATCAATGCCTGTATTTTGGCTTGGATTATTGATGATTTTACTATTCTCAGTTAAACTGGCTTGGTTACCTTCATCAGGGTTTACAAGTTTTAAACATATCATACTGCCGGCCCTGGCTCTTGGAGCTCAATCTGTTGCAGTTTTAACAAGAATGACGCGTTCCAGTATGCTTGAAACAATACGCCAAGACTATATAAGAACGGCTAGGGCAAAGGGGCAAAAAGAAAAAATAGTTGTTTTTAAACATGCCCTTGGGAATTCTTTAATACCTGTAATTACTGTAGTAGGTATCCAATTCGGACAACTCATGGGCGGTGCAGTTATGACCGAAATTATCTTTTCCATACCCGGAATAGGCCGTCTTATGATTGATTCCATTAAATTAAGAGATGCTCCTGTAGTTTTAGGTTGTGTTTTATTTGTTGCTGTAGCATTTGCAATAGTTAATTTAGTCGTAGACATACTTTATACATATGTTGATCCTCGGCTTAAAACACAATATACATAG
- a CDS encoding ABC transporter substrate-binding protein: protein MKKFFGIIVLMVMLSSFIISCGGGEANDLRSQTLIVAMSSDIISMDPVAQNDVYSSNAMKQMYEGLVYLSPDGMVMPMLAEKWDISDDGMNYTFHLKKGVKFHNGEELTSEDVVFSYKRAVAAPNVAHIFSDIDAESIKAVDKYTVQFSMKNPYAGIVTALCHTGGHILNKKAVEAAGDKYKNSPVGTGPYKFVSHTKSDKVKFERYEEYQGKKPYYKYLEFRIIPEPTNRIIELESGGADIVYDVSPNDLDRFNGNNEIKLIRSYNYMTQYMGMNCGKPPLNNMLLRQAIACAIDTDQIVQAVWKGLGRTATGPAATTIRYSIANKLKPIPRDIEKAKRLLKEAGYENGLKLRLSTNERKERIDMAVIMKEQLKEVGIDLSIEVLEWSKYLEMLSKGEHEIFEIGWTPDASDPDMVFYPCFHSDAIGGGANYTWCSDPELDALILKGRRMLDSPERAAVYTQIQERMLELTPAVFQYNGEDAVGVRKHITGLRLSPYGYHFLHTVKPEGK, encoded by the coding sequence ATGAAGAAATTTTTTGGTATTATTGTTTTGATGGTGATGCTTTCATCATTCATCATTTCTTGCGGCGGAGGAGAAGCTAATGATCTTCGATCTCAGACATTGATTGTTGCTATGTCTAGTGATATCATAAGTATGGATCCCGTAGCTCAAAATGATGTTTATTCTTCAAATGCTATGAAGCAAATGTATGAAGGCCTTGTTTACTTGTCACCTGATGGTATGGTTATGCCCATGTTGGCAGAAAAGTGGGATATTTCCGATGATGGAATGAATTACACATTTCATCTAAAAAAGGGAGTTAAATTTCACAATGGTGAAGAACTTACATCTGAAGATGTTGTTTTCAGTTATAAGAGAGCTGTTGCTGCACCAAACGTAGCACATATTTTCTCTGATATTGATGCTGAAAGCATTAAGGCTGTAGATAAGTATACAGTTCAATTCTCCATGAAAAATCCCTATGCAGGTATAGTAACAGCTTTGTGCCATACAGGTGGTCATATATTGAACAAAAAAGCTGTTGAAGCTGCAGGAGATAAATACAAAAACTCACCTGTTGGAACCGGTCCTTATAAATTTGTAAGTCATACAAAGTCAGATAAGGTTAAATTTGAAAGATATGAAGAATATCAGGGCAAAAAGCCTTATTACAAATACCTTGAATTCCGAATTATTCCCGAACCCACTAACAGAATAATCGAACTTGAATCCGGCGGAGCCGATATCGTATACGATGTTTCTCCCAATGATTTGGATAGATTTAATGGGAATAATGAAATCAAACTTATTAGAAGTTATAACTATATGACCCAGTACATGGGTATGAACTGCGGTAAGCCTCCTCTAAATAATATGCTTTTAAGACAAGCTATCGCATGTGCAATCGATACCGATCAAATTGTACAGGCTGTATGGAAGGGCTTGGGTAGAACTGCTACAGGACCTGCTGCAACTACAATTAGATATTCAATTGCAAACAAACTAAAGCCTATACCTAGAGATATTGAAAAAGCCAAAAGATTACTTAAGGAAGCCGGGTATGAGAACGGCCTAAAATTACGCTTATCAACTAACGAAAGAAAAGAGCGAATAGATATGGCTGTTATTATGAAGGAACAGCTCAAAGAAGTAGGTATTGATTTGTCAATTGAAGTACTCGAATGGAGTAAATATCTTGAGATGCTAAGCAAGGGAGAGCATGAAATTTTTGAAATTGGATGGACTCCCGATGCTTCTGATCCCGATATGGTATTCTATCCTTGTTTCCATTCAGATGCCATAGGCGGAGGAGCCAACTATACATGGTGCAGTGATCCTGAATTGGATGCTCTTATTTTGAAAGGTAGAAGAATGCTTGATAGTCCTGAAAGAGCCGCTGTATATACACAAATACAGGAAAGAATGTTAGAGTTAACTCCTGCCGTCTTCCAGTATAATGGTGAAGATGCTGTTGGTGTACGAAAGCACATTACAGGCTTGAGATTGTCACCCTACGGATATCACTTCTTGCATACTGTTAAACCTGAAGGTAAGTAA